Proteins co-encoded in one Tachysurus fulvidraco isolate hzauxx_2018 chromosome 17, HZAU_PFXX_2.0, whole genome shotgun sequence genomic window:
- the zgc:162634 gene encoding phosphatidylinositol N-acetylglucosaminyltransferase subunit Y isoform X2 has product MLFSLSTVTVLVPVLSLLGLLYSSSVDENFPQGCTDTTSVCFFSLLLPVTIPVYVFFYLWKWMGIKLFRHN; this is encoded by the coding sequence ATGCTGTTCTCTCTGTCTACGGTCACGGTTTTAGTCCCCGTCCTGTCCTTACTGGGCCTCCTGTACTCCTCAAGCGTTGATGAAAACTTCCCACAGGGCTGCACAGACaccaccagtgtgtgtttttttagtcTGTTGTTGCCCGTCACTATTCCCGTGTACGTCTTTTTCTATCTGTGGAAATGGATGGGAATCAAGCTGTTCCGGCACAACTGA
- the si:ch211-176l24.4 gene encoding uncharacterized protein si:ch211-176l24.4 has protein sequence MTEEGECYIIAHRADVRQNEMASVKVSGSMPLANTCLDDPKKHKKKKVKKPKKEKSDKHKSKPKGKQSLKDYSDICDTNFTADWPEIKKKKRKKKHDCSLNEEFFLTQNKNLKLSKRNKLNRKTCGVADTRAAKDGVRSRPGEQEAVRPVKSLIRKEKKHKKRVVFNLPPVLLEPKPLQDPSVVRDIFQNQHSNARSPADGRHSKPAMEENGTESQTTSDDINSQDLFITQKTFSDPYIDLCSSTSAEEALELHGYTEIRPEPRSYTASSGKESSREPQSYTESMPRKQLCPEHQYYTSSCPDPQASTASLTKKHSYPVHQTYTVPLTRNRSCSEPQAFIASSAKKLSSPEPQSYTSSSSSSPRKWSCPEPQSLPKKPLCPHHPSYHPSPLRKLSHGHKHDAFTQTENFFTSPLLATSLRFRQQSTSTEEPMDLSLPKRPRREAVRRASGDERIPDPNVTNPTQIDDGDSHLKSKADLSQLKVVQTRLNESFFFKLKGEADSPKPLSPLMKLAGSIEKKKP, from the coding sequence AACGAGATGGCTTCTGTGAAGGTGTCAGGGAGCATGCCGTTAGCCAACACTTGTTTGGATGACcccaaaaaacacaagaaaaaaaaggtcaagaaaccaaaaaaggaaaaatcggATAAACATAAATCAAAGCCAAAAGGTAAACAGAGTCTGAAGGATTACTCTGACATTTGCGACACGAACTTCACTGCAGACTGGCCGGAgatcaagaagaagaaaagaaaaaagaaacacgaTTGCAGTTTGAACGAAGAGTTTTTTCTGACACAGAATAAAAACCTCAAACTGTCAAAGCGAAACAAGCTCAACAGGAAAACCTGCGGTGTTGCGGACACACGAGCGGCCAAAGATGGCGTCCGCTCACGACCTGGTGAACAGGAAGCGGTGCGGCCGGTTAAAAGCTTAATAcgaaaagagaagaaacataAAAAGAGAGTCGTTTTTAACCTGCCGCCGGTGTTGCTAGAACCTAAACCACTACAAGATCCTTCTGTGGTGAGAGACATCTTTCAAAACCAGCACTCTAACGCCAGATCTCCTGCAGATGGACGTCACAGCAAGCCGGCCATGGAAGAAAATGGCACGGAGTCTCAAACTACGTCTGATGATATCAACAGCCAAGATCTtttcatcacacagaagacgTTCTCAGATCCTTACATAGACCTCTGCAGCAGTACGAGTGCTGAGGAAGCTCTAGAACTTCACGGTTACACAGAGATACGTCCAGAGCCTCGGTCCTATACAGCATCATCAGGAAAGGAATCATCTAGAGAACCTCAGTCTTATACAGAGTCAATGCCAAGGAAACAATTATGTCCAGAACATCAGTATTATACATCATCATGTCCAGATCCTCAAGCTTCTACAGCATCATTAACAAAGAAGCATTCATATCCAGTACATCAGACTTATACAGTGCCATTAACAAGGAACAGGTCATGTTCAGAGCCTCAGGCCTTTATAGCATCATCAGCAAAGAAGCTGTCATCTCCAGAACCCCAGTCttatacatcatcatcatcatcatcgccaAGGAAATGGTCATGTCCAGAGCCTCAGTCATTACCAAAGAAACCATTGTGTCCACATCATCCATCATATCACCCATCACCACTAAGGAAGCTGTCACACGGTCACAAACATGATGCTTTTACTCAGACGGAAAACTTCTTCACTTCTCCTCTCCTCGCTACTTCTCTCAGGTTCCGTCAACAGAGCACAAGCACAGAAGAACCGATGGACCTGAGCCTGCCGAAAAGACCTCGGCGAGAAGCCGTCAGGCGAGCGTCCGGAGATGAGCGTATCCCTGACCCGAACGTCACAAACCCGACGCAGATCGACGACGGCGACTCGCATTTAAAGAGCAAAGCCGACCTGTCTCAGCTGAAAGTGGTTCAGACGCGGCTCAACGAGTCCTTCTTCTTCAAGCTGAAGGGAGAGGCGGATTCGCCAAAGCCGTTGTCGCCGCTCATGAAATTAGCAGGAAGCATCGAGAAGAAGAAGCCATGA